In a single window of the Mugil cephalus isolate CIBA_MC_2020 chromosome 6, CIBA_Mcephalus_1.1, whole genome shotgun sequence genome:
- the ube3a gene encoding ubiquitin-protein ligase E3A produces the protein MNRATAKHLIERYFRQLTEGCGNGNCTNEFCASCSDFQPLDNNSAAAKALELFKINAKLCDYYPSIASSSDKNTPLDGKMSDKDHCSTKDNFSDIHYLTEKTVCMILSACEEEGDFSALVRVIGRIFSNAEALMKSFRKDEPNDPENQDSFKTTDAAEGEKQSEESGASSSAAALQNEAPNEMFDSCEVTVDINAVRRVYDKLLSIDQVQAALVNAIVYLTPNVELDLEYLDVYETNPDYLNIFIIVMENSNLHSPEYLEVALPQFCKAMSKLPVTALAKLSKLWSTYSLPHIRRMMETFQQLITFTVVSNEYDGENLVNDDETVVAATQCLKVVFYASILGGDVDIEHNEKEEDDSDSDELTLHELLGEERLYRKGPRVDPLEKELGVRPLDCIRPLIPFEDFINESVNDVVEMDKDFTFFKVNAEAKFSFQSCPFILNVITKNQGLYYDNRIRMYSERRLTALYSMVQGQQPNPYLKLKVRRDHIIDDALVRLEMISMENPSDLKKQLFVEFEGEQGVDEGGVSKEFFQLVLEEIFNIDIGMFTYDDDTKLFWFNSSSLENEAQYSLIGIVLGLAIYNNCILDVHFPMVVYRKLLGKKGTFLDLSDSHPALYQSLKRLLEYTGNVEEDMMLTFQISQTDLFGNPVLYDLKEQGVQIPVTKENRQEFVDLYTEYILNQSVERQFNAFKKGFLMVTNESPLKYLFRPEEVEMLICGSRKLDFEALEKTTEYDGGYNKDSQIIKDFWETIHTFSEEQKRLFLQFTTGTDRAPVGGLGKLKMIIAKNGSDTDRLPTSHTCFNALLLPEYSSKEKLKERLLKAITYAKGFGML, from the exons AT GAACAGAGCGACTGCAAAGCATCTAATTGAGCGCTACTTTCGGCAGTTAACTGAAGGCTGTGGAAATGGCAACTGCACGAACGAGTTTTGCGCATCGTGTTCTGATTTTCAGCCTTTGGATAACAATTCGGCAGCTGCCAAAGCGCTTGAGCTGTTTAAGATTAATGCCAAACTCTGTGATTATTACCCCTCGATCGCGTCCAGCTCCGACAAAAACACTCCGCTGGATGGTAAGATGAGCGACAAAGACCATTGCTCCACCAAGGACAACTTTTCAG ATATTCATTACCTCACAGAGAAGACTGTGTGTATGATCCTCAGTGCCTGCGAGGAAGAAGGGGACTTTTCTGCTCTTGTCCGTGTCATAGGCAGGATTTTTTCTAACGCGGAGGCCCTGATGAAAAGTTTCAGGAAAGATGAACCAAATGATCCAGAAAACCAAGACtcttttaaaacaacagacGCAGCGGAAGGTGAGAAACAAAGTGAGGAGTCtggcgcctcctcctccgcagcCGCTTTGCAAAATGAAGCTCCAAATGAAATGTTCGACTCCTGTGAGGTTACAGTGGACATCAACGCCGTGAGGAGAGTCTACGACAAACTTCTCTCCATTGACCAGGTCCAGGCAGCTCTTGTGAACGCCATCGTTTACCTCACTCCTAATGTAGAACTTGACCTGGAATACCTTGACGTGTACGAAACAAACCCAGATTACCTGAACATCTTCATCATCGTGATGGAGAACAGTAACCTTCACAGTCCCGAGTACCTCGAAGTGGCGTTACCACAGTTCTGCAAGGCGATGAGCAAACTGCCAGTGACCGCGCTCGCCAAGCTGTCAAAGCTCTGGTCAACCTACAGCCTCCCGCACATCCGCCGTATGATGGAGACCTTCCAGCAGCTCATCACGTTCACAGTTGTCAGCAATGAGTACGACGGCGAAAACCTGGTAAATGATGATGAGACGGTGGTGGCTGCTACCCAGTGTCTGAAGGTCGTCTTCTATGCAAGTATCCTTGGAGGTGACGTGGATATAGAGCACaacgagaaggaggaggacgactcCGACTCTGATGAGCTGACCCTCCATGAGTTGCTGGGCGAGGAGCGGCTCTACAGGAAGGGCCCCCGGGTCGACCCCCTGGAGAAAGAACTGGGTGTGAGACCCTTAGACTGCATAAGACCCCTCATTCCCTTCGAGGATTTTATTAATGAGTCGGTGAACGACGTGGTGGAGATGGACAAAGATTTCACTTTCTTCAAGGTCAACGCAGAAGCTAAGTTTTCCTTCCAGAGCTGCCCCTTCATTCTCAATGTCATCACCAAGAACCAAGGCCTGTACTACGACAACAGGATCAGGATGTACAGCGAGCGGCGCCTCACCGCCCTCTACAGCATGGTCCAGGGCCAGCAGCCCAACCCCTATCTGAAGCTTAAAGTACGCAGAGACCACATCATCGACGACGCCCTCGTCAGA CTGGAGATGATCTCCATGGAGAACCCGTCCGACCTGAAGAAGCAGCTGTTTGTTGAGTTTGAAGGGGAGCAGGGTGTAGATGAAGGAGGCGTTTCAAAGGAGTTCTTTCAGCTGGTTTTGGAGGAAATTTTCAATATTGACATAG GAATGTTCACGTATGACGACGACACCAAACTGTTCTGGTTTAATTCATCCTCTCTGGAGAATGAGGCGCAGTACTCGCTTATCGGAATCGTCCTGGGACTCGCCATTTACAACAACTGCATCCTGGATGTCCATTTCCCCATGGTTGTCTACAGAAAACTCTTGGGAAAGAAAGGGACCTTCCTGGACCTGTCAGACTCGCATCCA GCTCTCTACCAAAGTCTGAAGCGATTGCTTGAATACACTGGCAATGTGGAAGAAGACATGATGCTCACCTTCCAGATATCACAGACAGACCTTTTTGGAAACCCAGTATTATATGACTTGAAGGAGCAAGGAGTTCAGATCCCTGTCACAAAGGAGAACAGACAG GAGTTTGTAGATCTGTACACTGAGTACATTCTGAACCAGAGCGTGGAGAGACAATTCAACGCCTTCAAAAAAGGCTTCCTAATGGTCACTAATGAGTCCCCGCTGAAGTATTTGTTCAGAccagaggaagtggagatgctTATCTGTGGGAGCAGG AAACTGGACTTTGAAGCGCTTGAAAAGACAACAGAATATGATGGAGGTTACAACAAAGACAGTCAGATCATCAA GGATTTTTGGGAAACTATTCACACGTTCAGCGAGGAGCAGAAGAGGCTGTTTCTTCAGTTCACCACCGGCACAGACAGAGCACCAGTTGGCGGgctgggaaaattaaaaatgatcattgccAAGAATGGTTCAGACACAGACAG ACTCCCAACCTCCCACACCTGCTTCAACGCTCTGCTCCTCCCTGAATACTCAtccaaggagaaactgaaagaaagactCCTCAAGGCCATCACTTACGCCAAAGGGTTTGGGATGCTGTGA